A genomic region of Pyrus communis chromosome 14, drPyrComm1.1, whole genome shotgun sequence contains the following coding sequences:
- the LOC137715125 gene encoding LOW QUALITY PROTEIN: chromatin-remodeling ATPase INO80-like (The sequence of the model RefSeq protein was modified relative to this genomic sequence to represent the inferred CDS: inserted 2 bases in 1 codon), translating into MEHRRQPKDSLSYSNLFNLESLMNCQVPRPDDDFDYYGNTSQDESRGSQNGSVGNGMMSDRELSSVKKRRRSQNSDYEDDDSYYGTRITEERYRSMLGEHIQKYKRRFKDSSSSPAPIQIGISVPKGNKGLKSRKLGNEQQGRLYEMETSSEWLNDSNPQKPVNHHDADLAPECGTYRIMYEPPYLDIGDDITYRIPPIYDKLLSSLHLPSFSDFRVEEVYLRGTLDLGSLAEMMTSDKTLGPKGQAGMGDPHSQYESLQARLKALPTSDSAQKFSLKVSDIGLNSSIPEGAAGNIKRSILSEGGVLQVYYVKVLEKGDTYEIIERSLPKKQQVIKDPSVIEKEEMDKIGKVWANIVRRDMPRHHRIFSSFHQRQLGYAKRVSENCQREVKLKVSRSLKLMRGAAIRTRKLARDMLLFWKRIDKEMAEVRKKEEKEAAEALRREQELREAKRQQQRLNFLIQQTELYSHFMQNKSSSQPSEDLPVGEGKKRDKKAFLSSSDDETNEEEDPEEAELKEAAFKAAQVAVSKQKKITSEFDNEYLKLCEDAEPEAAQDVAGASSIDLHNPSTMPVTSTVQTPELFKGSLKEYQLKGLQWLVNCYEQGLNGILADEMGLGKTIQAMAFLAHLSEEKNIWGPFLVVAPASVLNNWADEISRFCPDLKTLPYWGGVNERQVLRKKITAKKLYCRDAGFHILITSYQLLVADGKYFKRVKWQYMVLDEAQAIKSSNSIRWKTLLGFNCRNRLLLTGTPIQNNMAELWALLHFIMPTLFDSHEQFNEWFSKGIENHAEHGGTLNEHQLNRLHSILKPFMLRRVKADVVSELTRKTEVTVHCKLSPRQQAFYQAIKNKISLAELFDSNRGHLSEKKILNLMNIVIQLRKVCNHPELFERNEGITYLYFSEIPNSLLAPPFGELEDVHYSGGQNPITYSIPKLFYQEILRSSETVCSAVRHGVYKESFEKYFNIFSPGNVYQSTLLQENGSSVGSGTFGFTRMMDLSPAEVAFLGTGSFMERLMFSIVRWDRQFLDGIVDSLMETMNDVSECSHLENGQVRAVTRMLLMPSRSVTNFLQKKLATGPGDDPFEALVVSHRDRLLSNTRLLHSVYSFIPRTRAPPVTVHCSDRNFAYKMIEEQQYPWVKRLFTGFARTSDFSGPRKPETPHHLIQEIDSELPVSHPALQLTYKIFGSCPPMQSFDPAKLLTDSGKLQTLDILLKRLRADNHRVLLFAQMTKMLNILEDYMNYRKYKYLRLDGSSTIMDRRDMVRDFQERSDIFVFLLSTRAGGLGINLTAADTVIFYESDWNPTLDLQAMDRAHRLGQTKDVTVYRLICKETVEEKILQRASQKNTVQQLVMMGGHVQGDLLAPEDVVSLLLDDAQLEQKLREIPLQVKDRQKKKQTKGIRVDAEGDASLEDLTNPASAPQGTGYEDSSDAEKAKSNNKKRKAATGRQSTRPKNSQIMDELDRYELDDTLPNTDLQATKPMRPKRSNKSVNENLGPAFTATXSAVPEQTQYPPRN; encoded by the exons ATGGAACACCGAAGGCAACCCAAGGATTCTCTCTCATACTCCAACCTTTTCAATCTTGAG TCTTTGATGAACTGTCAAGTTCCACGACCGGATGACGATTTCGATTATTATGGGAATACTAGTCAGGATGAGAGCAGAGGTAGCCAAA ATGGAAGTGTTGGTAACGGGATGATGTCTGACAGAGAACTGAGTTCAGTGAAAAAAAGAAGGCGATCCCAAAATAGTGACTACGAGGACGATGACAGTTATTACGGGACACGCATTACAGAAGAAAGGTATCGATCAATGCTTGGAGAACACATTCAGAAGTACAAAAGGAGGTTCAAGGATTCCTCATCAAGTCCTGCACCAATTCAGATAGGGATTTCAGTTCCAAAGGGTAATAAGGGCTTAAAATCTAGGAAACTGGGCAATGAGCAGCAGGGGAGGTTATATGAAATGGAAACCTCGTCAGAGTGGCTCAATGATTCTAATCCTCAAAAACCAGTGAACCACCATGATGCAGATTTGGCACCAGAATGTGGCACCTATAG AATAATGTATGAACCTCCTTATCTGGATATAGGAGATGATATCACTTACAGGATTCCACCAATTTATGATAAGCTGTTGTCATCTTTGCACTTACCGAGCTTTTCAGATTTTCGGGTGGAGGAAGTTTACTTAAGAGGCACTTTGGACTTGGGATCCTTGGCAGAAATGATGACCAGTGACAAAACGTTGGGCCCTAAAGGCCAGGCAGGGATGGGCGATCCCCATTCCCAGTATGAATCCCTTCAAGCTAGACTTAAGGCATTGCCCACTTCGGATTCAGCTCAAAAGTTCAGCCTCAAGGTCTCTGATATTGGGTTAAACTCTTCCATCCCAGAGGGTGCAGCTGGAAATATAAAGAGATCTATTTTGTCTGAAGGTGGTGTTTTACAGGTCTACTATGTGAAAGTTTTGGAGAAAGGAGACACATATGAG ATCATTGAACGAAGTCTACCAAAGAAGCAACAGGTTATTAAAGACCCTTCTGTGATTGAGAAGGAGGAAATGGACAAGATTGGGAAAGTTTGGGCAAACATAGTAAGAAGAGACATGCCAAGGCATCATAGgattttttcaagttttcaccAGAGGCAACTAGGTTATGCTAAGAGGGTATCAGAGAACTGTCAAAGAGAG GTGAAATTGAAGGTCAGTAGATCTCTTAAATTGATGAGGGGTGCCGCAATTCGTACAAGGAAACTAGCCAGAGACATGCTACTATTTTGGAAGAGAATAGATAAAGAGATG GCGGAagtgaggaagaaagaggagaaagaagCAGCTGAAGCTTTGAGGCGCGAACAGGAGCTTCGAGAAGCAAAGAGACAGCAGCAAAGGCTCAATTTTCTTATACAGCAAACGGAACTTTACAGTCACTTTATGCAGAACAAGTCAAGTTCACAGCCATCTGAAGATCTGCCTGTAGGTGAGGGGAAAAAAAGGGACAAAAAAGCATTTTTGAGCTCCTCAGATGATGAAACTAATGAGGAAGAAGACCCTGAGGAGGCTGAACTGAAGGAGGCAGCTTTTAAAGCAGCTCAAGTGGCAGTTTCAAAGCAGAAAAAGATAACCAGTGAATTTGATAATGAGTATTTGAAGCTATGTGAAGATGCTGAACCTGAGGCAGCACAGGATGTTGCTGGAGCTAGTAGTATAGATCTACATAACCC TTCCACAATGCCTGTAACATCAACTGTTCAGACGCCGGAGTTGTTCAAAGGATCCCTTAAAGAATATCAACTTAAAGGTCTCCAGTGGCTGGTTAATTGTTATGAGCAG GGTTTAAATGGCATCCTTGCTGATGAAATGGGCCTTGGAAAGACCATTCAGGCCATGGCATTTTTGGCTCATTTATCTGAG GAGAAAAATATTTGGGGGCCTTTTCTGGTTGTTGCTCCTGCCTCTGTCTTGAACAACTGGGCAGATGAAATTAGTCGTTTCTGCCCTGACTTAAAAACTCTTCCATACTGGGGAGGAGTTAACGAGCGTCAGGTACTTAGGAAAAAGATCACTGCTAAAAAACTTTACTGCAG GGATGCTGGATTTCATATTCTCATTACCAGCTACCAGCTGCTAGTGGCTGATGGAAAGTATTTTAAACGTGTGAAATGGCAGTATATGGTATTAGATGAAGCCCAAGCAATAAAAAGTTCTAACAG CATAAGATGGAAGACACTTCTAGGCTTTAATTGTCGAAATCGCTTGCTGCTTACCGGTACACCTATACAAAATAATATGGCAGAGTTGTGGGCTCTACTACATTTCATTATGCCAACCTTATTTGACAGCCATGAACAATTCAATGAGTGGTTTTCAAAAGG AATTGAAAACCATGCTGAACATGGGGGTACTCTGAACGAGCACCAGCTTAACAGATTG CACTCCATATTAAAGCCATTCATGCTACGCCGAGTTAAAGCAGATGTGGTTTCTGAGCTGACCAGGAAAACTGAGGTTACTGTGCACTGCAAGTTGAGCCCTCGGCAACAAGCTTTTTATCAAGCGATCAAGAACAAAATATCTCTTGCTGAGTTGTTTGACAGCAATCGCGGTCATCTTAgtgagaagaaaattttgaatttgatgaataTTGTCATTCAGCTGAGAAAG GTCTGCAACCATCCCGAATTATTTGAGAGGAACGAAGGAATTACATATCTATACTTTAGTGAGATACCAAATTCTCTTCTAGCTCCTCCATTTGGGGAGTTGGAGGATGTGCACTACTCAGGAGGTCAAAATCCTATAACATACTCG ATCCCTAAACTTTTCTATCAAGAAATTCTTCGGAGCTCTGAAACTGTTTGCTCAGCAGTTCGACATGGTGTCTACAAAGAATCATTTGAGAAATATTTTAACATATTTTCACCGGGAAATGTTTATCAATCAACACTCTTGCAAGAGAATGGCTCATCTGTTGGAAGTGGAACCTTTGGCTTTACTCGTATGATGGATCTGTCCCCTGCTGAGGTGGCATTTCTAGGAACTGGTTCTTTTATGGAGCGACTGATGTTTTCCATTGTGAGATGGGACCGACAGTTTTTGGATGGAATTGTGGACTCACTAATGGAAACCATGAATGATGTTTCTGAATGCAGTCATCTTGAGAATGGACAAGTGAGAGCTGTTACACGAATGTTGCTGATGCCTTCTAGATCTGTAACTAACTTTCTTCAAAAGAAATTGGCTACAGGACCTGGTGATGATCCATTCGAGGCTTTGGTTGTCTCTCATAGGGATAGGCTACTCTCGAACACTAGGCTTCTTCATTCAGTATACTCATTCATCCCACGAACTAGAGCTCCCCCa GTCACTGTCCATTGCTCAGATAGAAACTTTGCTTACAAAATGATTGAAGAACAGCAATACCCTTGGGTGAAGAGGTTGTTTACTGGGTTTGCACGCACATCCGACTTTAGTGGACCCAGAAAACCTGAGACTCCACATCATTTAATACAAGAGATTGATTCTGAACTGCCTGTTTCACATCCTGCTCTTCAGTTAACATACAAGATTTTTGGGTCTTGTCCTCCCATGCAAAGCTTTGACCCAGCAAAATTGCTCACC GATTCTGGGAAACTTCAGACGCTTGATATATTGTTGAAACGCTTGAGGGCAGACAACCATCGTGTTCTCTTGTTTGCTCAAATGACGAAGATGCTTAATATTCTTGAG GACTACATGAACTACAGGAAATATAAATACTTACGACTTGATGGATCCTCCACCATTATGGATCGGCGTGACATGGTTAGGGACTTCCAGGAACG GAGtgatatttttgtgttcttGCTGAGTACAAGAGCTGGTGGACTTGGCATTAACTTGACAGCTGCCGATACTGTCATATTTTACGAAAGTGATTGGAATCCAACCTTGGATCTACAGGCAATGGATAGAGCTCATCGGTTGGGTCAGACAAAAGAT GTTACCGTGTACCGACTGATTTGTAAAGAAACAGTTGAAGAGAAGATTCTGCAACGAGCAAGTCAGAAAAATACTGTCCAGCAGCTTGTAATGATGGGTGGTCATGTTCAGGGTGATCTTTTGGCTCCTGAGGATGTTGTATCTTTACTTCTGGATGACGCTCAGCTGGAGCAGAAATTAAGAGAAATTCCGTTACAG GTTAAGGATAgacaaaagaagaaacaaacaaagGGTATCCGGGTGGATGCAGAAGGGGATGCCTCTTTAGAAGATTTAACAAACCCTGCATCCGCACCTCAGGGCACCGGATATGAGGACTCTTCAGATGCCGAAAAAGCAAAATCTAATAATAAAAAG AGGAAAGCTGCAACTGGCAGGCAAAGTACAAGGCCGAAGAATTCACAAATCATGGACGAACTTGATAGATATGAGTTGGATGATACCTTACCAAATACCGATCTACAAGCTACGAAACCCATGAGGCCAAAGAGGTCAAACAAGAGTGTGAACGAAAATCTTGGGCCGGCATTTACTGCCAC CTCTGCGGTTCCAGAACAGACACAGTATCCACCAAGGAATTAG